In Gossypium arboreum isolate Shixiya-1 chromosome 5, ASM2569848v2, whole genome shotgun sequence, a single genomic region encodes these proteins:
- the LOC108489942 gene encoding F-box protein At5g46170-like: protein MSSVYSDPIHGTHPEPIDHFDRLPDSLLLLVFNMIGDVKALGRCCVVSRRFHSLVPQVENVVVRVDCVISDDDCSPSSSVKSRADGPFSTLFRLVFGGIVKPLQALGQFLGPERPSLNKTLNTSSSSSLSVGLGGGEDGEMDQGGVTHHSPTQVLRNFNELRFLRIELPGGELGIDDGVLLKWRADFGSTLDSCVILGAASVFNNVHFQVPDHGNDGFCINNGSNVGNGDDNGSIPESFYTNGGLKLRVVWTISSLIAASARHYLLQSIIAEHKTLDSLVLTDADGQGVLCMNGEQLQELRVKPLSASSASKRTLVPALNMRLWYAPHLDLPDGVVLQGATLVAIRPSEQSASKKEVSDASWLSSAFEEPYGTAAKMLVKRRTYCLEMNSF from the coding sequence ATGTCTTCGGTTTATTCAGATCCGATCCATGGAACCCACCCGGAACCAATCGATCACTTCGACCGTCTTCCCGATTCTCTTCTCCTTTTAGTCTTCAACATGATCGGCGACGTGAAAGCGCTTGGCCGATGCTGCGTTGTTTCGCGTCGTTTCCACTCCCTCGTCCCTCAAGTTGAAAACGTCGTCGTTCGTGTCGATTGCGTCATCTCCGACGACGATTGTTCCCCTTCTTCCTCTGTCAAATCACGTGCCGACGGTCCATTTTCCACCCTCTTCCGTCTCGTTTTCGGTGGCATTGTCAAGCCCCTCCAAGCTTTGGGCCAATTCCTTGGCCCCGAACGCCCCTCTCTCAACAAAACGCTCAATACCTCTTCATCTTCCTCTTTATCTGTCGGTCTCGGCGGAGGTGAAGATGGGGAAATGGACCAAGGTGGGGTTACCCATCATTCTCCGACGCAAGTGCTTAGAAATTTCAACGAGCTTCGTTTCCTTCGAATTGAATTGCCCGGCGGCGAGTTAGGGATCGATGACGGAGTTCTGCTGAAATGGAGAGCCGATTTCGGATCAACCCTTGATAGCTGCGTAATCCTCGGAGCTGCTTCCGTTTTTAACAATGTGCATTTCCAAGTACCAGACCATGGGAACGATGGGTTTTGCATCAACAACGGTTCTAATGTTGGCAACGGTGATGATAATGGGAGTATCCCTGAGTCGTTTTATACCAATGGAGGCTTGAAATTAAGGGTTGTTTGGACTATTAGCTCGTTAATCGCAGCATCAGCAAGGCATTATTTGCTTCAATCCATAATTGCAGAGCATAAGACGCTGGATAGCTTGGTTTTGACCGATGCGGATGGACAAGGGGTGCTTTGTATGAACGGTGAGCAGCTTCAGGAGTTAAGAGTGAAACCATTATCAGCTTCTTCTGCTTCAAAAAGGACGCTGGTGCCGGCTTTGAATATGAGGCTTTGGTATGCTCCTCATTTGGACTTGCCTGATGGGGTTGTTTTACAAGGTGCCACTTTGGTTGCTATCAGGCCTAGTGAACAATCTGCTTCGAAAAAAGAGGTTTCGGATGCTTCTTGGCTATCATCTGCTTTTGAAGAGCCTTATGGGACTGCAGCTAAGATGCTGGTTAAGAGAAGGACTTACTGTCTGGAGATGAACTCGTTCTGA